A genomic region of Alicyclobacillus sp. SO9 contains the following coding sequences:
- a CDS encoding PAS domain-containing sensor histidine kinase: protein MKTRLLCYKSTGVFLRALWIILLVEAVNEFVVAALLHQLGLTFGSFAIHLVKTVIVLIVGLPILMVYVFYDHRQLLHERRVSAQVQDDYYQLFDANPDGVCLMTVSGRFIHANKAFLNFVGHDIQTLKELPSHPFLTAKNKDRILNKFELAKSGETVQFQADLTDKDGLEHPLEVVYVPKFDAGEVRSIYIVLRDVSEVVSAANQLEEMRKYLDSLIDNTSDAVIIFKKNTEIIRVNQAFTTMFGWTAEEILGKSMPGEMFGDKCEEERQLIGQVFKGQVVAGIEARRYTKSGRVIDTNLTVSPIKNEAGDIIAAAGTSRDVSAQKRIVRELQHTTRVLNSLFRYAADAITITDARGRITSVNPAWIRLFDWRMEEVKGKQLATAVQGDMLDEVLRGNTWISQEQLVRRRDGRGFYVSVTGSAMYDEETGRITGAILIYRDLTEKKHVEASLLRSEKLAVVGELAAGIAHEIRNPLTAIKGFLQMMRDSRGPQHLDILLSEVERISDITNELLFLAKPQAASVQRENAASILDEVVAFMRTQANLFSISIEPTYLPGDEDLECVRNQVKQVLINLIKNAIEAMPKGGTVYVGLSASDDEIRFVIEDTGSGIPQEKIQSLGQPFYTTKKRGTGLGLTVSYRIVENHHGTIAVSSSVGNGTRFEVVLPRTAVPSEALNYNNAKKYAL, encoded by the coding sequence GTGAAGACGAGGCTTCTTTGCTACAAGTCGACAGGCGTGTTCCTTCGGGCGTTGTGGATTATTCTTTTAGTCGAAGCGGTGAACGAATTTGTTGTGGCCGCTCTGCTCCATCAACTTGGACTCACTTTTGGCAGCTTTGCAATTCATTTAGTTAAAACGGTAATTGTACTGATAGTGGGACTCCCCATCCTAATGGTCTACGTATTCTATGACCACAGACAGCTTTTGCATGAGCGAAGGGTCTCCGCTCAGGTGCAGGATGATTATTATCAGCTCTTTGATGCGAACCCTGACGGCGTTTGTTTGATGACTGTCAGCGGGCGCTTCATTCATGCAAACAAGGCTTTTCTCAATTTTGTCGGTCACGATATTCAAACCTTAAAGGAACTGCCCTCGCATCCTTTCTTAACCGCAAAAAATAAAGACAGAATCTTAAATAAATTTGAATTGGCAAAGAGCGGGGAGACAGTTCAGTTTCAAGCAGACTTGACCGACAAAGACGGACTGGAACATCCTCTTGAAGTGGTTTATGTGCCGAAATTCGACGCAGGAGAGGTCAGAAGTATCTACATCGTACTCCGGGACGTCAGTGAAGTTGTTTCCGCAGCAAATCAGCTTGAGGAGATGCGTAAATACCTGGATTCGCTGATAGACAACACAAGTGATGCCGTCATTATTTTCAAGAAAAATACGGAAATCATCCGTGTCAACCAGGCCTTTACAACAATGTTTGGGTGGACAGCCGAAGAAATCCTTGGGAAAAGTATGCCTGGGGAGATGTTTGGAGACAAGTGTGAGGAGGAACGACAACTCATTGGTCAGGTGTTTAAAGGACAAGTGGTAGCGGGTATAGAGGCAAGGAGGTACACGAAAAGCGGACGGGTCATTGATACCAATCTGACTGTTTCGCCCATTAAGAACGAAGCTGGAGATATTATCGCTGCAGCGGGTACATCGCGGGACGTATCTGCACAAAAGCGGATTGTTCGGGAACTTCAGCACACTACGCGCGTGTTAAACTCGCTGTTTCGTTATGCAGCAGATGCCATCACTATTACAGACGCGAGGGGTCGAATAACATCTGTGAACCCAGCCTGGATAAGGCTCTTTGACTGGAGGATGGAAGAAGTCAAAGGGAAGCAGCTGGCCACTGCTGTACAAGGCGACATGCTGGATGAAGTGTTGCGGGGTAACACGTGGATTTCTCAGGAACAGCTTGTCAGACGGCGGGATGGGAGGGGGTTTTATGTGAGTGTAACGGGATCGGCGATGTATGACGAGGAAACGGGTCGAATTACAGGTGCCATTCTTATATACCGTGACTTAACAGAGAAAAAGCACGTTGAAGCAAGCCTCCTGAGGTCGGAGAAACTGGCTGTCGTAGGCGAACTGGCGGCTGGAATTGCACACGAAATCAGGAATCCCCTGACAGCGATTAAGGGCTTCTTGCAGATGATGCGCGATTCCCGCGGACCCCAGCACTTGGACATCCTCCTTTCGGAAGTCGAACGCATTTCCGATATTACAAACGAGTTGCTGTTTTTGGCCAAGCCGCAGGCGGCTTCGGTACAACGGGAAAACGCCGCTTCCATTCTTGACGAAGTTGTCGCATTCATGCGAACACAGGCAAATCTGTTTAGCATTTCCATTGAACCCACTTACTTACCGGGCGACGAGGATTTGGAGTGTGTCCGCAATCAAGTGAAGCAAGTTCTGATAAACCTGATTAAAAACGCGATTGAAGCAATGCCGAAGGGCGGAACGGTATACGTTGGATTGTCGGCGTCGGACGACGAGATTAGATTTGTAATTGAAGATACGGGAAGCGGTATTCCACAAGAAAAAATTCAAAGCCTGGGTCAGCCGTTCTATACTACCAAGAAGCGCGGAACCGGCCTGGGGCTGACAGTGAGTTATCGCATTGTCGAAAACCATCACGGAACCATCGCGGTTTCAAGCTCTGTTGGAAACGGGACACGCTTTGAAGTAGTTCTTCCACGCACAGCGGTGCCAAGTGAAGCATTGAACTATAACAATGCAAAAAAATATGCCCTTTAA
- the lysA gene encoding diaminopimelate decarboxylase: MQISEDGQLYIGGCSTTQLAQTYGTPLFVYDEDLLRANIQAFHKAFQQFDVDYSVAYASKAFCTKAIIQLVQEEGCALDVVSGGELYTALAAGMKPEHIHFHGNNKTRDELEYAVEQSIGTVVVDNFDELILLNNIAKAKAKAVRILLRISPGVEAHTHEYIATGQQDSKFGFDLESGQAHDAIVRLTELPHLQCIGLHAHIGSQIFDSRGFMEAVSRLGKLFDEAQRLGLDFPVMNLGGGFGIRYTDEDHPIPIVDMIRDTVQAVIQHFAEKGRPCPEIWVEPGRAIVGPAGATLYTVGSRKQISGIRNYVSVDGGMVDNPRLALYGARYEALLANRANDTDDGIWSVAGKSCESGDMLIWDIPLPHPQPNDILCVLSTGAYNYSMASHYNRIPHPAVVFVRDGKARKVVRRETWEDVTRFDCDCDDEPVSLAAVSASVNDEV; the protein is encoded by the coding sequence ATGCAGATCTCTGAGGACGGACAACTTTATATTGGCGGCTGCAGTACCACACAACTTGCCCAAACATATGGTACACCTTTGTTTGTTTATGATGAAGACTTATTACGAGCAAATATCCAGGCCTTTCACAAGGCTTTTCAGCAGTTTGATGTGGATTACAGCGTGGCTTACGCTTCCAAAGCGTTTTGTACAAAAGCCATTATACAACTGGTACAGGAAGAAGGCTGTGCACTTGACGTCGTTTCAGGCGGAGAGTTATACACAGCTTTGGCGGCTGGTATGAAGCCGGAGCACATCCATTTTCACGGCAATAACAAGACAAGAGACGAACTGGAGTATGCTGTGGAGCAGAGCATTGGTACGGTTGTCGTAGACAATTTTGATGAATTGATTCTGCTAAACAACATTGCCAAGGCTAAAGCAAAGGCAGTACGAATCTTGTTGCGAATTTCGCCCGGCGTGGAAGCACATACCCATGAATACATTGCGACAGGGCAACAGGACAGCAAATTTGGCTTTGACTTGGAGTCCGGTCAGGCGCATGACGCAATAGTTCGCTTGACCGAATTACCACACCTTCAATGCATTGGGTTGCACGCACACATCGGATCACAGATTTTTGACAGCCGAGGTTTCATGGAGGCGGTGTCCAGACTTGGCAAGTTGTTTGATGAAGCACAGCGGCTGGGTCTGGACTTTCCTGTTATGAATCTTGGCGGCGGATTTGGTATTCGATATACGGATGAGGACCATCCCATTCCAATCGTAGACATGATCCGTGACACAGTTCAAGCTGTCATCCAACATTTTGCGGAGAAAGGCCGCCCGTGCCCGGAAATCTGGGTGGAACCCGGACGCGCCATTGTTGGACCGGCGGGTGCCACGCTCTATACAGTCGGATCACGAAAACAGATTTCCGGCATCCGCAACTATGTTTCCGTTGACGGGGGCATGGTTGACAACCCGCGTTTGGCGCTGTACGGGGCCAGATACGAAGCGTTGCTGGCCAATCGAGCCAATGATACGGATGACGGCATCTGGTCTGTTGCGGGTAAGTCGTGTGAAAGTGGAGATATGTTAATTTGGGATATTCCGCTGCCTCATCCTCAGCCTAATGATATTTTGTGTGTACTTTCAACGGGTGCCTACAATTATTCGATGGCAAGTCACTACAATCGCATTCCTCACCCCGCGGTGGTTTTTGTTCGAGACGGTAAAGCACGGAAGGTGGTTCGCCGCGAGACGTGGGAAGACGTTACTCGGTTTGACTGTGATTGCGATGATGAACCCGTTTCACTTGCTGCGGTCAGTGCCAGTGTAAATGACGAAGTGTAA
- a CDS encoding DMT family transporter: MPFVALLLVSALWGIHPVVGKVAEQELNPTALTVWRFTLGALCYLPFYGRFRRWFQLSARMVIFLGLGTLCWAMLYPLFYYQSLHDLPPVETLLIINTAPLLAAVFGWMFLRERLTGREWSGITLSFLGILVLVAGEWTGTHHILGVVYAGLAVLAFSAYTLLSRVMFKELPLLDVLVMTSTTGAVMLWVYTLVTGQFVPTANALGALTASGWMQLLYIVLFVSTLAYALYGYGLRRAPAGIGSALTFYPQVIFTALAQWLWLGQAPTGLTLMSAAAILGGTALVSLRLRKGESEPSG, encoded by the coding sequence ATGCCGTTTGTGGCACTGTTGCTGGTCAGCGCATTATGGGGAATTCACCCTGTGGTAGGGAAAGTGGCTGAGCAGGAATTAAATCCAACCGCATTGACGGTGTGGCGCTTTACGCTTGGAGCCCTTTGCTATTTGCCTTTTTACGGACGTTTTCGGAGATGGTTCCAGTTATCAGCGCGAATGGTGATTTTTCTTGGCTTGGGCACCCTGTGCTGGGCCATGCTGTATCCCTTGTTTTACTATCAGTCGTTACATGACTTACCGCCTGTTGAGACTTTACTTATCATCAATACAGCTCCGCTTCTCGCCGCTGTGTTTGGATGGATGTTTCTGCGTGAACGGCTGACGGGTCGGGAGTGGAGCGGAATTACCTTGTCTTTTCTCGGTATTCTTGTGCTAGTCGCAGGAGAATGGACAGGAACCCATCACATCCTTGGTGTTGTTTACGCTGGTTTGGCAGTGTTGGCTTTTTCCGCCTATACGCTGTTGTCCCGCGTCATGTTTAAAGAGTTACCGTTATTGGATGTGCTGGTGATGACATCGACAACCGGTGCTGTAATGCTGTGGGTGTACACTCTTGTTACGGGTCAGTTCGTACCCACTGCAAACGCTTTAGGCGCTTTGACAGCATCCGGCTGGATGCAACTTTTATACATTGTCCTGTTTGTAAGTACTTTGGCGTACGCCTTGTATGGGTATGGGTTGCGGCGCGCACCTGCTGGAATTGGCTCAGCCCTAACCTTTTATCCACAAGTGATCTTTACAGCGCTGGCCCAATGGCTTTGGCTTGGCCAGGCTCCAACGGGTCTGACTCTGATGAGCGCTGCTGCAATTCTTGGCGGTACAGCGCTTGTCAGTTTGCGCTTGAGAAAGGGGGAATCTGAACCAAGTGGCTGA
- a CDS encoding gamma-glutamylcyclotransferase family protein, with protein MADDLVLYFAFGSCMSPQDFQRTVPQFEILGPAVLQDYKVAFTHYAAGRAGGVADIVSAPGRQVEGVLYQFPVVYLSRLDEREGVPENTYERITVDVSLNHQTKSAVTYTIVTKSETELAPSNLYRDIILDGAALLSENYRRQLREHMEQLQSE; from the coding sequence GTGGCTGACGATCTCGTTCTATATTTCGCATTTGGATCATGCATGAGCCCACAGGACTTTCAGCGGACGGTACCGCAGTTTGAGATCCTCGGCCCGGCAGTATTGCAGGATTACAAAGTAGCGTTTACCCACTATGCAGCGGGACGTGCCGGCGGTGTCGCAGATATTGTGAGCGCACCTGGACGGCAAGTTGAAGGTGTCCTTTATCAGTTTCCTGTTGTGTATCTTAGTAGACTTGATGAACGGGAAGGTGTTCCCGAAAATACTTATGAACGCATCACAGTGGACGTCTCCCTCAATCATCAAACAAAATCTGCTGTGACGTATACCATTGTTACGAAGTCGGAGACTGAATTGGCACCGAGTAATCTCTACCGTGATATCATTCTTGACGGAGCTGCACTGCTCAGTGAAAATTACCGGCGACAGTTGCGGGAGCATATGGAGCAGTTGCAATCGGAGTGA